A window of Silurus meridionalis isolate SWU-2019-XX chromosome 28, ASM1480568v1, whole genome shotgun sequence contains these coding sequences:
- the tma16 gene encoding translation machinery-associated protein 16, producing the protein MPKASKAKSAVEKKVIHPYSRKAACLARAALRQDRKEKHKGEKAQRLNLIRDKLLWFQSELDSEKSEYSKQDACEIIERYLHRFDSEIEQIELANSIKGRQGRLHFSRETVIKQTMERERAQYEGNGFEIPDIMNSKHLKTFREWNGDLKKLPNIKMRKVSAKGLENKQSSGEGTHAEEEDHEEDEEDEVSADSGEELSEDES; encoded by the exons ATG CCGAAAGCATCGAAAGCGAAAAGCGCCGTGGAGAAGAAAGTGATCCATCCTTATAGCAGGAAAGCGGCATGTCTGGCCAGAGCAGCTCTTAGACAGGACAGGAAAGAAAA acacaaAGGGGAAAAGGCCCAGCGTTTAAATTTAATCA GAGATAAACTTTTGTGGTTCCAGAGTGAACTGGACTCGGAAAAGTCTGAATATTCCAAACAAGATGCTTGTGAAATCATTGAGAG ATATCTGCATCGATTTGACAGCGAGATAGAACAAATCGAGCTGGCCAACAGCATTAAAGGGCGTCAGGGTCGACTGCACTTTTCCAGAGAGACAGTCATAAAGCAGACAATGGAAAGAGAGCGAGCCCAGTATGAGGGGAACGGCTTTG AAATCCCAGATATAATGAACAGCAAACATTTGAAGACTTTTAG AGAATGGAACGGCGACCTGAAGAAACTGCCCAACATCAAGATGCGCAAGGTTTCAGCAAAAGGCCTGGAGAACAAACAAAGCTCAGGGGAAGGGACACACGCTGAAGAAGAGGATcatgaggaagatgaagaggacGAGGTATCTGCGGATTCGGGGGAAGAGCTTTCAGAAGATGAATCATGA
- the march1 gene encoding E3 ubiquitin-protein ligase MARCHF1, whose translation MPVHQISVRPVSRDSMLDEQCSTGTRIKSQENEAPCSPQGKVASASCQNECSYTPIANQQVKRRYRRQRKSTGCIRECVDKSAVPHTHNGSSSEDEQFHRAARSWSREKARRKRPPRVPTCSRENKTQKQDLKSSPRTSLKMEELDSKSANDAREGGKGSEEDSPITKMYEEQGLGDSDMAVPTAHKYTEESNQNGILQEVCDDDEPEVCRICHSEGDEECPLITPCRCTGSLRFVHHACLRQWIKSSNTRCCELCQYNFIMETHLKPLRKWENLQMSPSERRRIFCSVIFHLVAVACIAWSLYILVLMNNTADNTGFQKSKEHDGLLEWLFWTKLGIVALSVVSGLIFMYIQCKVYLSLWRRLKAFNCVIFVHNCPDSVCNRAEKAPPSHAVPTYQIQTNVPCSEAAGGSAEEAPV comes from the exons ATGCCTGTGCATCAGATATCAGTCAGGCCTGTTAGTAGGGATTCCATGTTGGATGAACAATGCAGCACTGGAACCAGAATTAAGAGTCAAGAAAATGAG GCACCTTGTTCACCTCAGGGGAAAGTCGCCTCAGCTTCCTGTCAGAACGAGTGCAG CTACACCCCCATTGCTAATCAGCAGGTGAAGCGTCGGTACCGGCGACAACGGAAAAGCACTGGTTGCATCAGAGAGTGTGTGGACAAGTCAGCGGTACCACACACTCATAATGGCTCGTCTTCAGAAGACGAACAGTTCCACAGGGCAGCTCGATCCTGGAGCCGTGAGAAAGCCCGGCGCAAACGACCTCCTCGCGTGCCCACATGTTCACGAGAGAATAAGACCCAGAAGCAGGACCTCAAAAGCTCTCCAAGGACATCCTTAAAGATGGAGGAACTAGACAGCAAGTCAGCCAATGATGCCAGAGAGGGTGGAAAGGGTAGCGAGGAGGACAGCCCCATCACGAAGATGTATGAGGAGCAAGGATTAGGAGACTCAGATATGGCTGTCCCAACAGCTCATAAGTACACAGAGGAGTCCAATCAGAATGGGATCCTACAGGAAGTGTGCGATGATGACGAACCAGAAGTGTGCAG gatctgCCACAGTGAAGGTGATGAGGAGTGTCCTCTCATTACGCCTTGTAGGTGCACAGGCAGTTTACGCTTTGTGCACCACGCCTGTCTGCGTCAGTGGATCAAGAGCTCAAACACACGCTGCTGTGAACTGTGTCAATACAACTTTATCATGGAGACGCACCTCAAACCCTTGCGCAAG tgggagaacttgcagaTGTCTCCAAGTGAGCGCAGGAGGATCTTCTGCTCTGTGATCTTTCACCTGGTGGCTGTGGCATGCATCGCCTGGTCCCTCTACATCTTGGTCCTCATGAACAACACAGCTGACAACACAGGATTCCAGAAGAGCAAAGAGCACGACG GATTGCTGGAGTGGCTGTTCTGGACCAAGCTAGGTATTGTGGCCCTCAGCGTGGTGTCAGGCCTCATCTTCATGTACATCCAGTGCAAAGTTTACCTAAGCCTGTGGAGGCGCCTAAAGGCTTTTAACTGTGTCATATTTGTGCACAACTGTCCAGACTCGGTGTGCAACAGAGCGGAAAAAGCTCCTCCCTCTCACGCTGTTCCCACCTACCAGATCCAAACAAACGTTCCCTGTTCTGAAGCAGCAGGAGGAAGTGCAGAGGAGGCACCTGTTTGA